In the Malaya genurostris strain Urasoe2022 chromosome 1, Malgen_1.1, whole genome shotgun sequence genome, one interval contains:
- the LOC131434272 gene encoding protein TRC8 homolog isoform X1, with the protein MSVVRTKVLGLVDVIMRVPSLFIIDEILKIGMGLPNSASLSSGSAANVASSESLVNLTANATAKVAASIAADVLGGTPEIGPDHSTLKDDIEFYKIVSLTTLKFLLCFFGCLSAACVFMLWTRHLVIVYMYIISVGLIFLSYWSNVSALSVISDGPSLLEDILSLNMERLLDPGGVALSILPHLLAQWLMGVIFAYIHLGPKYKLTQKALPFSFLMPLFLAMLPLPTVVLKHSPAFAAILPLALSKIALWSSSFDVVKTILSGYQHARNFASNFGISALIENEWQRLNVPCVLRAFWTIRLTEQLISLLMNSDVPLRFAATVQSLLVSGCETLTAVLGMTSIISLICHYIGKAFQLFLLSEDYDEDKSIGTVSAILFYILALQTGLTSLTPDKRFIRLCRNLCLLITALLHFLHNIVAPILMSLSAARNPSRKRHARALMVCAFLLLTPLVLLSILWTRHSPSTWLLAVTAFSVEVIVKVLVSLATYTLFLLDARRQTFWEKLDDYVYYIRAFGNSIEFCFGIFLFFNGAWILIFESATIPVGGAIRALMMCIHAYFNIWCEARAGWGVFMKRRTAVHKISSLPEATPLQLTSFDDVCAICYQEMTSAKITRCKHYFHGVCLRKWLYVQDRCPLCHEIIMNPNGKNGDGSEDDGTETGNEEGVIPAQQLNAHRDSSSASSGTSTRVNGSSSGGSSSSSSTITDGISTSSRNHHHPLTVSGFHIPNPSVASTTITSSTSVPSCITSESSSSASSSSSGSASVTASFDSAAATASVLSDILRHQQLQQPSHQVRSSVERDFLDELE; encoded by the exons ATGTCGGTGGTACGGACCAAAGTTCTCGGCTTGGTGGACGTAATAATGCGCGTTCCCAGCTTGTTTATCATAGATGAAATACTCAAAATCGGCATGGGACTGCCAAATTCGGCATCGCTGTCGTCCGGTTCGGCTGCCAACGTAGCGTCGTCGGAATCATTGGTCAATCTGACGGCAAATGCTACCGCCAAAGTGGCCGCATCGATTGCTGCCGATGTACTGGGCGGTACGCCCGAGATAGGCCCGGACCACAGCACACTGAAGGACGACATCGAGTTCTACAAGATTGTGTCGCTGACGACGCTCAAATTTTTGCTGTGCTTCTTCG GTTGCCTCAGTGCGGCATGCGTCTTCATGCTCTGGACACGCCACCTAGTCATCGTGTACATGTACATCATCTCGGTCGGGCTGATCTTTCTGTCCTACTGGAGCAATGTGTCGGCCCTGTCGGTCATTTCGGACGGGCCGAGCCTGCTGGAGGACATTCTTTCGCTAAACATGGAGCGGCTGTTGGATCCGGGGGGTGTCGCTCTGTCCATACTGCCTCACCTGCTGGCCCAGTGGCTGATGGGAGTGATCTTCGCCTACATCCACCTGGGTCCAAA ATACAAACTTACCCAGAAAGCGCTGCCATTCAGCTTCCTGATGCCATTGTTCCTGGCGATGCTGCCCCTGCCGACGGTAGTGTTGAAACATTCCCCCGCATTTGCCGCCATCCTGCCACTGGCACTGTCCAAAATAGCACTCTGGAGTTCCTCGTTTGATGTGGTCAAGACGATTCTCAGCGGTTACCAGCACGCCCGGAATTTCGCCAGCAATTTTGGCATCTCGGCACTGATCGAGAACGAATGGCAACGGTTGAATGTGCCGTGTGTGCTGAGGGCCTTCTGGACCATTCGGCTGACGGAGCAGTTGATCAGTTTGCTGATGAATTCGGACGTTCCGCTACGATTCGCTGCCACTGTCCAGAGTCTGCTGGTCAGTGGCTGCGAAACACTGACGGCCGTTCTCGGCATGACCAGCATAATTTCCCTCATCTGTCACTACATCGGGAAGGCATTCCAGTTGTTTCTGCTGTCGGAAGATTATGACGAGGATAAATCCATCGGTACCGTGTCCGCCATTCTGTTCTACATCTTGGCCCTCCAGACCGGACTGACTTCGCTTACTCCCGACAAACGGTTCATTCGGTTGTGTCGGAATCTGTGTCTGCTGATAACCGCACTGCTACACTTTCTGCATAACATCGTAGCACCGATTCTGATGTCACTTAGTGCTGCTAGGAATCCATCGAG AAAACGTCACGCACGCGCCCTGATGGTGTGCGCCTTTTTGCTACTCACTCCACTCGTACTGTTGAGCATCCTGTGGACTCGTCACTCACCATCGACCTGGCTTCTAGCGGTGACAGCATTCTCGGTCGAAGTGATAGTTAAA GTATTAGTCAGCTTAGCAACGTACACCCTCTTCCTGTTGGATGCTAGAAGGCAAACCTTCTGGGAGAAGCTTGATGATTATGTGTACTACATCCGAGCTTTTGGAAATTCGATAGAATTCTGCTTTGgaattttcctatttttcaacggTGCCTGGATCCTCATATTCGAATCAG CTACCATTCCTGTAGGCGGTGCGATCCGGGCGCTGATGATGTGCATCCACGCGTACTTCAACATCTGGTGCGAGGCCCGTGCCGGCTGGGGTGTGTTCATGAAACGCCGGACGGCGGTACACAAGATCAGTTCGCTGCCGGAGGCCACACCGTTGCAGCTGACGTCGTTCGACGATGTGTGCGCGATCTGTTACCAG GAAATGACCTCGGCGAAAATCACTCGCTGCAAACACTACTTCCACGGGGTTTGCCTCCGGAAGTGGCTCTACGTGCAAGATCGTTGTCCCCTGTGCCACGAAATTATCATGAACCCGAACGGGAAAAATGGCGACGGCAGTGAGGACGACGGAACGGAAACCGGTAACGAAGAG GGGGTAATTCCTGCACAACAATTGAACGCACACCGAGACTCGTCCTCTGCCAGCAGTGGAACGTCAACACGTGTGAATGGTAGCAGCAGcggcggcagcagcagcagtagtagcACCATAACCGATGGGATCAGCACCAGTAGTCGGAACCACCACCACCCGCTAACGGTCAGTGGATTCCACATTCCAAATCCGTCGGTGGCTAGCACTACTATCACTTCTTCTACTTCTGTTCCTTCCTGCATCACGTCGGAATCGTCCTCGTCGGCATCATCCTCATCGTCCGGTTCAGCATCGGTGACGGCTTCGTTCGATTCGGCAGCTGCCACGGCGTCAGTATTGTCGGACATCCTTCGACATCAGCAATTGCAGCAACCGTCGCATCAAGTGCGATCCTCCGTCGAACGGGATTTTCTCGATGAACTGGAGTGA
- the LOC131434272 gene encoding protein TRC8 homolog isoform X2: MSVVRTKVLGLVDVIMRVPSLFIIDEILKIGMGLPNSASLSSGSAANVASSESLVNLTANATAKVAASIAADVLGGTPEIGPDHSTLKDDIEFYKIVSLTTLKFLLCFFGCLSAACVFMLWTRHLVIVYMYIISVGLIFLSYWSNVSALSVISDGPSLLEDILSLNMERLLDPGGVALSILPHLLAQWLMGVIFAYIHLGPKYKLTQKALPFSFLMPLFLAMLPLPTVVLKHSPAFAAILPLALSKIALWSSSFDVVKTILSGYQHARNFASNFGISALIENEWQRLNVPCVLRAFWTIRLTEQLISLLMNSDVPLRFAATVQSLLVSGCETLTAVLGMTSIISLICHYIGKAFQLFLLSEDYDEDKSIGTVSAILFYILALQTGLTSLTPDKRFIRLCRNLCLLITALLHFLHNIVAPILMSLSAARNPSRKRHARALMVCAFLLLTPLVLLSILWTRHSPSTWLLAVTAFSVEVIVKVLVSLATYTLFLLDARRQTFWEKLDDYVYYIRAFGNSIEFCFGIFLFFNGAWILIFESGGAIRALMMCIHAYFNIWCEARAGWGVFMKRRTAVHKISSLPEATPLQLTSFDDVCAICYQEMTSAKITRCKHYFHGVCLRKWLYVQDRCPLCHEIIMNPNGKNGDGSEDDGTETGNEEGVIPAQQLNAHRDSSSASSGTSTRVNGSSSGGSSSSSSTITDGISTSSRNHHHPLTVSGFHIPNPSVASTTITSSTSVPSCITSESSSSASSSSSGSASVTASFDSAAATASVLSDILRHQQLQQPSHQVRSSVERDFLDELE; encoded by the exons ATGTCGGTGGTACGGACCAAAGTTCTCGGCTTGGTGGACGTAATAATGCGCGTTCCCAGCTTGTTTATCATAGATGAAATACTCAAAATCGGCATGGGACTGCCAAATTCGGCATCGCTGTCGTCCGGTTCGGCTGCCAACGTAGCGTCGTCGGAATCATTGGTCAATCTGACGGCAAATGCTACCGCCAAAGTGGCCGCATCGATTGCTGCCGATGTACTGGGCGGTACGCCCGAGATAGGCCCGGACCACAGCACACTGAAGGACGACATCGAGTTCTACAAGATTGTGTCGCTGACGACGCTCAAATTTTTGCTGTGCTTCTTCG GTTGCCTCAGTGCGGCATGCGTCTTCATGCTCTGGACACGCCACCTAGTCATCGTGTACATGTACATCATCTCGGTCGGGCTGATCTTTCTGTCCTACTGGAGCAATGTGTCGGCCCTGTCGGTCATTTCGGACGGGCCGAGCCTGCTGGAGGACATTCTTTCGCTAAACATGGAGCGGCTGTTGGATCCGGGGGGTGTCGCTCTGTCCATACTGCCTCACCTGCTGGCCCAGTGGCTGATGGGAGTGATCTTCGCCTACATCCACCTGGGTCCAAA ATACAAACTTACCCAGAAAGCGCTGCCATTCAGCTTCCTGATGCCATTGTTCCTGGCGATGCTGCCCCTGCCGACGGTAGTGTTGAAACATTCCCCCGCATTTGCCGCCATCCTGCCACTGGCACTGTCCAAAATAGCACTCTGGAGTTCCTCGTTTGATGTGGTCAAGACGATTCTCAGCGGTTACCAGCACGCCCGGAATTTCGCCAGCAATTTTGGCATCTCGGCACTGATCGAGAACGAATGGCAACGGTTGAATGTGCCGTGTGTGCTGAGGGCCTTCTGGACCATTCGGCTGACGGAGCAGTTGATCAGTTTGCTGATGAATTCGGACGTTCCGCTACGATTCGCTGCCACTGTCCAGAGTCTGCTGGTCAGTGGCTGCGAAACACTGACGGCCGTTCTCGGCATGACCAGCATAATTTCCCTCATCTGTCACTACATCGGGAAGGCATTCCAGTTGTTTCTGCTGTCGGAAGATTATGACGAGGATAAATCCATCGGTACCGTGTCCGCCATTCTGTTCTACATCTTGGCCCTCCAGACCGGACTGACTTCGCTTACTCCCGACAAACGGTTCATTCGGTTGTGTCGGAATCTGTGTCTGCTGATAACCGCACTGCTACACTTTCTGCATAACATCGTAGCACCGATTCTGATGTCACTTAGTGCTGCTAGGAATCCATCGAG AAAACGTCACGCACGCGCCCTGATGGTGTGCGCCTTTTTGCTACTCACTCCACTCGTACTGTTGAGCATCCTGTGGACTCGTCACTCACCATCGACCTGGCTTCTAGCGGTGACAGCATTCTCGGTCGAAGTGATAGTTAAA GTATTAGTCAGCTTAGCAACGTACACCCTCTTCCTGTTGGATGCTAGAAGGCAAACCTTCTGGGAGAAGCTTGATGATTATGTGTACTACATCCGAGCTTTTGGAAATTCGATAGAATTCTGCTTTGgaattttcctatttttcaacggTGCCTGGATCCTCATATTCGAATCAG GCGGTGCGATCCGGGCGCTGATGATGTGCATCCACGCGTACTTCAACATCTGGTGCGAGGCCCGTGCCGGCTGGGGTGTGTTCATGAAACGCCGGACGGCGGTACACAAGATCAGTTCGCTGCCGGAGGCCACACCGTTGCAGCTGACGTCGTTCGACGATGTGTGCGCGATCTGTTACCAG GAAATGACCTCGGCGAAAATCACTCGCTGCAAACACTACTTCCACGGGGTTTGCCTCCGGAAGTGGCTCTACGTGCAAGATCGTTGTCCCCTGTGCCACGAAATTATCATGAACCCGAACGGGAAAAATGGCGACGGCAGTGAGGACGACGGAACGGAAACCGGTAACGAAGAG GGGGTAATTCCTGCACAACAATTGAACGCACACCGAGACTCGTCCTCTGCCAGCAGTGGAACGTCAACACGTGTGAATGGTAGCAGCAGcggcggcagcagcagcagtagtagcACCATAACCGATGGGATCAGCACCAGTAGTCGGAACCACCACCACCCGCTAACGGTCAGTGGATTCCACATTCCAAATCCGTCGGTGGCTAGCACTACTATCACTTCTTCTACTTCTGTTCCTTCCTGCATCACGTCGGAATCGTCCTCGTCGGCATCATCCTCATCGTCCGGTTCAGCATCGGTGACGGCTTCGTTCGATTCGGCAGCTGCCACGGCGTCAGTATTGTCGGACATCCTTCGACATCAGCAATTGCAGCAACCGTCGCATCAAGTGCGATCCTCCGTCGAACGGGATTTTCTCGATGAACTGGAGTGA